The proteins below are encoded in one region of Reichenbachiella sp. 5M10:
- a CDS encoding NADPH-dependent 2,4-dienoyl-CoA reductase, which yields MSEHPYPHLFAPLDLGFTTLKNRSLMGSMHTGLEETKNGFERMAAFYAERARGGVGLIVTGGVAPSRQGWVGPFSARMTKRKHAKEHQVITEAVHAEGGKIAMQILHSGRYGYHPLNVAPSAIKSPISPFKPFALSHRGVKSTIKDFANSAYWAKEAGYDGVEIMGSEGYLINQFIAAKTNRRTDQWGGSYENRIKFPVEIVKAVREAVGSEFIIIYRLSMLDLVPGGSSWEEVVQLAKEVEKAGATLINTGIGWHESRIPTIATMVPRGAFSWVTRKLKGEVQIPLITTNRINMPAVAEEILAQGDADMVSMARPFLADPELMLKSQTSREDEINTCIACNQACLDHVFKRKIASCLVNPRACHETEIVLSPVVTAKQIAVVGAGPAGMAFACVAAERGHVVTLYDAADEIGGQFNIAKKIPGKEEFHETLRYFAKRLALAGVSLRLQTVVDAELFAKAEYDEVVFATGIRPRRPQIRGIDHPKVLSYLDVLKKEQPVGQRVAIIGAGGIGFDVAEYLTAEGESSSLDTYAFLKEWGVDPANEARGGVEGVKAYPHQIQREVTMFQRTKGKMGAKLGKTTGWIHRLTLKGKQVKMVTAVSYDRIDDEGLHYTRDGKSHVLAVDHVILCAGQVSEDGLANQLAQKGLKVSKIGGADVAAELDAKRAIDQAVRWAAVI from the coding sequence ATGAGTGAGCACCCATATCCCCACTTGTTTGCACCCTTGGATTTAGGTTTTACGACCCTGAAAAACCGATCTTTGATGGGGTCGATGCATACAGGGTTAGAAGAAACCAAAAACGGCTTTGAGAGAATGGCGGCATTCTATGCAGAGCGTGCCAGAGGAGGTGTCGGCCTGATCGTGACGGGAGGGGTAGCACCCAGTCGGCAAGGTTGGGTGGGGCCATTTTCGGCACGAATGACCAAGCGAAAGCATGCCAAAGAGCACCAGGTCATCACGGAGGCGGTGCATGCCGAGGGGGGCAAGATCGCCATGCAAATCCTGCATTCGGGACGCTACGGCTATCACCCGCTGAATGTCGCTCCATCAGCCATCAAGTCACCGATCTCACCGTTCAAGCCATTTGCACTAAGCCACCGAGGAGTGAAAAGTACCATCAAAGATTTTGCAAATAGTGCCTATTGGGCCAAAGAAGCAGGGTATGACGGTGTGGAAATCATGGGCTCTGAGGGCTACTTGATCAATCAGTTCATCGCTGCGAAAACCAACCGTAGGACAGATCAGTGGGGAGGTAGTTATGAGAATCGTATCAAGTTTCCGGTAGAGATCGTCAAAGCTGTACGGGAGGCAGTAGGTTCGGAATTCATCATCATTTATCGCTTGTCGATGTTGGACTTGGTGCCAGGAGGGAGCAGTTGGGAAGAAGTCGTACAGCTTGCCAAGGAAGTCGAAAAGGCAGGAGCCACGCTCATCAATACAGGCATTGGATGGCACGAGTCACGCATCCCGACGATCGCGACGATGGTGCCGAGAGGAGCCTTCAGCTGGGTGACACGCAAGCTCAAGGGCGAAGTGCAGATACCACTCATCACGACCAATCGTATCAATATGCCAGCTGTCGCAGAGGAGATTTTGGCCCAAGGCGACGCAGACATGGTATCTATGGCAAGACCTTTTTTGGCGGACCCCGAACTGATGCTCAAAAGTCAAACCTCCCGAGAAGACGAGATCAATACCTGTATCGCTTGCAACCAGGCTTGTTTGGATCATGTGTTCAAACGCAAGATCGCAAGTTGCTTGGTCAACCCTCGTGCTTGTCACGAGACAGAGATCGTGCTGTCTCCAGTGGTGACTGCCAAACAAATCGCAGTAGTCGGTGCTGGACCGGCAGGGATGGCTTTTGCCTGTGTGGCTGCAGAACGTGGACACGTAGTGACCCTGTATGATGCAGCGGATGAGATCGGTGGACAGTTCAATATCGCCAAGAAGATCCCCGGCAAGGAGGAGTTTCATGAGACACTACGGTATTTTGCCAAGCGGCTAGCCCTTGCGGGGGTGTCGCTGCGGCTCCAGACTGTTGTAGATGCAGAACTTTTTGCCAAAGCAGAATATGACGAGGTGGTATTCGCGACAGGGATCAGACCACGTAGGCCACAGATCCGTGGCATAGACCACCCTAAAGTACTGTCCTACCTCGATGTACTCAAGAAGGAGCAACCTGTCGGGCAGCGTGTGGCCATCATTGGGGCGGGAGGCATAGGATTTGATGTCGCGGAGTATTTGACGGCAGAGGGGGAGAGTAGCAGTCTCGATACCTATGCGTTTTTGAAGGAATGGGGGGTAGATCCGGCCAACGAGGCACGAGGAGGCGTAGAAGGAGTCAAGGCTTATCCCCATCAGATACAAAGGGAGGTGACGATGTTTCAACGGACCAAAGGGAAGATGGGAGCAAAACTCGGGAAGACCACAGGGTGGATTCATCGCTTGACGCTAAAAGGTAAGCAGGTGAAGATGGTCACTGCGGTGAGCTACGACCGTATCGATGACGAGGGCTTGCACTATACGCGAGACGGCAAGTCGCATGTACTTGCCGTAGATCATGTGATACTCTGTGCAGGACAGGTGTCGGAGGATGGGCTTGCCAACCAACTGGCACAAAAGGGTTTGAAGGTCAGTAAAATAGGCGGAGCAGACGTGGCAGCCGAGCTAGATGCCAAGCGAGCCATTGATCAAGCGGTCCGATGGGCTGCCGTGATTTGA
- the miaA gene encoding tRNA (adenosine(37)-N6)-dimethylallyltransferase MiaA: MKNPLLVVIAGPTAVGKTALSIRLATTYQTEILSADSRQFYREMEIGTAKPDQDELEAVPHHFINSHSVEEEYDAGQFAEDADALLQRLFEAHDVVFVVGGSGLYIKALCEGLDEMPAVPAGIRETLREELETVGLEVLLAELEEADPVYYAQVDRHNHQRVIRALEVIRATGRPFSSHRQAKPKRQRSYDVLKIGIHEDRKTLYQRIDDRMDVMIAEGLFDEAEALYPHRTLNALQTVGYREIFGYLDGAYDRAEAVRLLKRNSRRYAKRQMTWFSRDDEFHWFERGEVAAIQTLIDEKIKASE, encoded by the coding sequence ATGAAAAATCCCTTGTTGGTTGTCATAGCAGGCCCTACAGCGGTGGGCAAAACCGCTCTGTCGATTCGGCTAGCGACGACCTATCAGACTGAGATTTTGTCTGCTGATTCGCGGCAATTTTATAGAGAGATGGAGATAGGTACTGCCAAGCCAGATCAAGATGAATTGGAGGCTGTGCCGCATCACTTCATCAATAGTCATTCGGTGGAGGAGGAGTATGATGCGGGGCAATTTGCTGAGGACGCGGATGCACTGCTACAGCGATTGTTTGAAGCCCACGATGTGGTGTTTGTAGTGGGAGGGTCTGGCTTGTACATCAAGGCACTCTGCGAGGGACTGGACGAGATGCCTGCCGTGCCAGCGGGGATTCGTGAGACCTTGAGAGAGGAGTTGGAGACGGTGGGGTTGGAGGTTTTGCTGGCTGAGCTTGAAGAAGCTGATCCCGTGTATTATGCACAGGTCGATCGACACAATCATCAGCGAGTGATTCGGGCTTTGGAGGTGATTCGGGCGACGGGACGACCATTCAGTTCGCATCGTCAAGCCAAGCCCAAAAGGCAACGGAGCTATGATGTCCTCAAGATAGGTATTCACGAGGATCGCAAGACACTGTATCAGCGCATCGATGACCGTATGGATGTGATGATTGCTGAGGGATTGTTTGACGAAGCAGAAGCGCTGTACCCCCATCGCACCCTGAATGCCCTACAGACTGTGGGGTATCGAGAGATATTTGGCTATCTAGATGGAGCCTATGATCGTGCGGAGGCAGTACGCCTGCTCAAGCGCAACTCCCGACGCTATGCCAAGCGACAGATGACGTGGTTTAGTCGTGACGATGAGTTTCATTGGTTTGAGCGTGGGGAGGTAGCAGCGATCCAGACTCTGATTGATGAGAAAATAAAAGCCTCCGAGTAA
- a CDS encoding dihydrolipoamide acetyltransferase family protein — protein sequence MAQVEMVMPKMGESIMEGTILSWLKKVGENIEEDESVLEVATDKVDTEVPSTYSGVLQEILANEGDVVEVGKPIAIIEVDDNEIAAKANESEELEEAAVAEAEELLTTAVDKHSASTTQVVPQPILEKSTSGRFYSPLVMTIAREEGIPMKELDALQGTGKEGRVTKKDILALVRSKSPKVFGTEPGITQEKSTKPKAKFGVQPTPAIFTGEDEIIVMDRMRKMIAERMLSSVQTAPHVTSFVEADLTDVVNWRNKHKRAFMEEHGQPLTFTPIFIEAVANAIRDYPMINVQVDGDKIIKKGNINIGMAVALPSGNLIVPVIKNADRLSIKELSYAVNDLAKRGRDNKLTPDDLNDGTYTISNVGSFGNVMGTPILVQPQVGILALGTIVKKASVIETPKGDFIGIRHKMFLSHSYDHRVVDGALGGMFVRRVADYLEQFDTERSV from the coding sequence ATGGCTCAAGTAGAAATGGTGATGCCCAAAATGGGTGAAAGTATAATGGAAGGAACCATCCTTTCGTGGCTCAAGAAAGTAGGGGAAAATATAGAAGAAGACGAGTCCGTTTTGGAAGTAGCTACGGATAAAGTAGATACAGAAGTGCCGTCGACTTACTCGGGTGTACTGCAGGAGATATTGGCCAACGAAGGAGATGTCGTAGAGGTAGGCAAGCCCATTGCCATCATCGAAGTAGATGACAATGAGATTGCTGCTAAAGCCAACGAGTCTGAGGAGCTCGAGGAAGCGGCAGTTGCAGAAGCGGAGGAGTTATTGACTACTGCAGTAGACAAGCACTCGGCTAGCACAACTCAAGTCGTGCCCCAACCAATCCTTGAAAAATCAACTTCTGGGCGATTTTATTCGCCGCTGGTGATGACGATCGCTAGAGAAGAAGGGATCCCCATGAAAGAGCTCGATGCGCTCCAAGGGACAGGCAAAGAGGGGCGTGTAACCAAGAAAGATATATTGGCACTGGTGCGCTCCAAAAGCCCCAAGGTGTTTGGTACTGAGCCAGGTATCACCCAAGAGAAATCGACCAAACCCAAAGCGAAGTTTGGTGTGCAACCTACCCCGGCGATATTTACAGGGGAAGATGAGATCATTGTCATGGATCGCATGCGCAAAATGATCGCAGAGCGTATGCTCTCCTCCGTGCAGACGGCACCTCATGTGACCTCATTCGTAGAGGCAGATCTGACCGATGTGGTCAACTGGCGCAACAAGCACAAGCGTGCTTTCATGGAAGAACATGGACAGCCGCTGACCTTTACACCGATTTTTATTGAGGCGGTCGCCAATGCCATTCGGGACTACCCAATGATCAACGTGCAAGTCGATGGGGACAAGATCATCAAGAAAGGGAACATCAACATAGGAATGGCCGTGGCCTTGCCTTCGGGTAATCTCATTGTACCTGTAATCAAAAATGCTGACCGATTGAGTATCAAGGAACTTTCTTATGCGGTCAATGATCTGGCCAAGAGAGGTCGAGACAACAAGCTCACGCCCGATGACCTAAACGATGGGACGTATACCATCTCCAATGTCGGGTCGTTTGGCAATGTCATGGGGACGCCGATACTCGTACAGCCGCAGGTGGGGATCCTCGCCCTCGGTACCATCGTCAAGAAGGCCAGTGTGATCGAAACGCCCAAAGGAGATTTTATCGGCATTCGTCACAAGATGTTTTTGTCTCACTCCTATGACCACCGAGTCGTAGATGGAGCACTGGGAGGGATGTTTGTGAGACGTGTTGCGGACTACTTGGAGCAGTTTGATACGGAGCGTAGTGTCTGA
- a CDS encoding competence/damage-inducible protein A — protein MREIYAEIITIGDEILYGQILDTNSQWISQQLDDMGIKVRRKYSIADRSELIKEAVADSLLHSQVVFVTGGLGPTKDDLTKQALAEQFEMPLELNEGALEDVESIFARLGKELTEINRQQAYLPKGSIKITNDRGTAPGMWFDINKRIVVSMPGVPFEMKAMMTKSVLPKIKKRFQLPVILHQMVRTIGIGESWLAEEIASWEDALPSHLALAYLPGRGQVKLRLTGVGTDRATLDAEMNAQIAELLPMIQEYVYGFGDLEIEDAVGELLKSQGVTVATAESCTGGYLSHRITSVPGSSEYYHGSIVAYHNSVKENMLDVSAATIEKYGAVSEEVAKEMAIGVRKKLHVDLGIATTGIAGPDGGTEEKPVGTVWLAISFGDRVVSQRVQAAGTRILNIEYSVIKALNFLRQTLNEG, from the coding sequence ATGAGAGAGATTTATGCAGAGATTATTACCATAGGGGATGAAATCCTGTATGGTCAGATATTGGACACCAATTCGCAGTGGATCAGTCAGCAATTGGACGATATGGGGATCAAGGTACGTCGCAAGTATTCGATTGCGGATCGGTCTGAGCTCATCAAAGAGGCTGTGGCAGATTCGCTGTTGCATAGCCAGGTGGTGTTTGTGACGGGAGGACTGGGGCCTACCAAGGACGACCTGACCAAGCAGGCATTGGCAGAGCAGTTTGAGATGCCTCTCGAACTCAACGAAGGAGCACTAGAGGATGTGGAGTCGATTTTTGCCCGATTGGGCAAGGAACTGACGGAGATCAATCGTCAGCAGGCCTATTTGCCAAAAGGATCCATCAAAATCACCAACGATCGTGGGACAGCTCCCGGGATGTGGTTTGATATCAACAAGCGCATCGTGGTGTCCATGCCAGGAGTGCCCTTTGAGATGAAGGCCATGATGACCAAGTCGGTGCTGCCCAAAATCAAGAAGCGGTTTCAGTTGCCAGTGATTTTGCACCAGATGGTACGTACGATTGGGATCGGAGAGTCGTGGCTGGCTGAGGAGATTGCCTCTTGGGAAGATGCTCTGCCTTCACATTTGGCTCTGGCCTATTTGCCAGGACGTGGGCAGGTCAAACTCCGACTGACAGGCGTAGGGACAGACCGAGCGACACTAGATGCAGAGATGAATGCACAGATCGCAGAGCTCTTGCCGATGATCCAAGAGTACGTGTATGGCTTTGGTGATCTAGAGATCGAGGATGCCGTGGGCGAATTGCTCAAGAGTCAGGGGGTGACTGTGGCGACAGCCGAGAGTTGTACGGGTGGTTATCTGTCGCATCGGATCACGTCTGTGCCGGGGAGTTCGGAGTACTACCATGGGTCGATTGTCGCCTATCACAATTCGGTCAAAGAAAACATGCTGGATGTCTCTGCTGCGACGATCGAAAAATATGGAGCAGTGAGCGAGGAAGTAGCCAAAGAAATGGCCATTGGTGTACGCAAAAAACTCCACGTGGACCTTGGAATTGCTACGACGGGAATCGCTGGCCCAGACGGAGGTACAGAAGAAAAACCTGTGGGTACGGTTTGGTTGGCTATATCCTTTGGAGATCGTGTTGTTTCGCAGCGGGTTCAGGCAGCAGGGACGCGTATTCTCAATATCGAATACAGCGTCATCAAGGCGCTCAACTTCCTCCGTCAAACGCTGAATGAAGGGTGA
- a CDS encoding DUF1987 domain-containing protein, whose amino-acid sequence METTESLSRQSQSVDNRGAKPEVVLEKLIYRPTRITPLIFFDPSRGLLELRGKSSPENALHFYSKLMTSIEEFALQGEQNLVANFKLEYFNTSSSKCLFDLLKKLLLVEKNGKRVSINWYYEGYDEDMQEAGEDYADLLGTTFNFVETEY is encoded by the coding sequence ATGGAAACAACCGAAAGTCTATCTCGACAAAGTCAGTCCGTTGACAACAGAGGAGCAAAACCTGAAGTGGTCTTGGAAAAGCTCATCTACCGTCCCACGCGTATCACTCCCCTTATTTTTTTTGATCCGTCGAGAGGTCTCCTTGAGTTGAGAGGCAAATCCAGCCCTGAGAATGCGCTGCATTTTTACAGCAAGCTCATGACTAGCATAGAAGAATTTGCCCTGCAAGGCGAACAAAACTTGGTCGCTAATTTCAAACTAGAATACTTCAACACCAGCTCTTCCAAATGCCTGTTTGATTTGCTCAAAAAACTGCTTTTGGTAGAAAAAAATGGCAAACGCGTCTCTATCAACTGGTACTATGAAGGGTATGACGAAGACATGCAAGAGGCCGGAGAAGATTACGCTGACCTGCTTGGCACGACATTCAATTTCGTAGAAACGGAGTACTAA